The following proteins are co-located in the Daphnia carinata strain CSIRO-1 unplaced genomic scaffold, CSIRO_AGI_Dcar_HiC_V3 NW_026453093.1, whole genome shotgun sequence genome:
- the LOC130699875 gene encoding endocuticle structural glycoprotein SgAbd-1-like gives MSNHHDMPSNGEETSLLKEEPLRLAAVPSSYKPEYKAPSYPAPSYPAPKYPTPSYPAPAYPASAYPAPAYPAPAYPAPAYPTPSYNKDNKYAGITITSQSDERNLDGSSQWSYAQSDYTTREESQVQKKMQGVTYDSYGKESYGEVLGNTNKGSSYWVSPEGQKFTLTWAADEAGFQPKGDHLPVAPVHEYELPVAAVHIPFNGKGYKIY, from the exons ATGTCTAATCATCACGATATGCCTTCAAACGGtgaagaaacaa GTTTATTGAAAGAGGAACCTCTTCGACTtgccgctgttccatccagctacaagccggaatacaaggCACCCAGCTACCCAGCCCCaagctaccctgcaccaaagTACCCTACTCCTAGCTACCCCGCACCGGCCTACCCTGCATCAGCCTatcctgcaccagcctaccctgcaccagcctaccccgcaccagcttaccctactcccagctacaacaaggataacaaatacgctggtatcaccatcaccagccaatctgacgagcgcaatctcgatggcagcagccaatggag ctatgcccagtctgactacaccactcgcgaagagtctcaggtccagaagaagatgcaaggagtcacctacgattcctacggcaaagaatcgtacggtgaagtcctaggCAACACTAACAAAGGatcctcttactgggtttccCCTGAAGGCCAGaagttcactttgacctgggccGCTGATGAAGCCGGtttccagcccaaaggtgatcacttgcccgtcgccccCGTCCACGAATATGAGCTCCCTGTTGCCGCTGTTCACATCCCTTTCAACGGCAAAGGCTATAAGATTTACTAA